The Homalodisca vitripennis isolate AUS2020 unplaced genomic scaffold, UT_GWSS_2.1 ScUCBcl_11485;HRSCAF=20762, whole genome shotgun sequence genome contains a region encoding:
- the LOC124374948 gene encoding uncharacterized protein LOC124374948, with protein CLYLLSQQECSFPIVCVSTEVSISVFHRVSISVVYIRVSISVILSPSVPIICGLTECPTIVFFPHRVFYILMSHRGGYICVNHQSAYFCVSPSRLYLYLHRVCTYNSVSHTDCPISRVAISVSPQKWSDICGLHRVAISVSYRVSIICVSLRREILYLWSYTSGYTLVSHQCVYICVPQCVYICVSQSVYICVSSVYLCVITECSISVSSQSSSDTLCAQQREWFYILVSHRSGLSVYICIPTAVVYIVLTECLISVSSQRG; from the exons agtgtctatatctgttGTCTCAGCAAGAGTGTTCTTTCCCTATAGTCTGTGTCTCCACAGAGGTGTCTATATCTGTGTttcacagagtgtctatatctgtggTCTACAtcagagtgtctatatctgtgaTCCTCTCACCA agtgtccCTATTATCTGTGGTCTCACAGAGTGTCCTACTATTGTATTCTTCCCTCACAGAGTGTTCTATATACTGATGTCTCACAGAGGTGGCTATATCTGTGTCAATCACCAGAGTGCTTATTTCTGTGTCTCACCGAGTCGTCTCTATCTGTATCTTCACAGAGTTTGTACCTATAATTCTGTGTCTCACACAGACTGTCCTATATCGAG AGTGGCTATATCTGTGTCTCCACAGAAGTGGTCTGATATCTGTGGTCTTCACCGAGTGGCTATATCTGTGTCTTACAGAGTGTCTATAATCTGTGTCTCACTCAGACGTGAAATCCTATATCTGTGGTCTTACACGAGTGGCTATACTCTTGTGTCTCACCAGTGTGTCTATATCTGTGTTCCACAGtgtgtctatatctgtgtctcacagagtgtctatatctgtgtctcg agtgtctatcTCTGTGTCATCACAGAGTGCTCTATATCTGTGTCATCACAGAGTAGTTCTGATACTCTGTGTGCTCAACAGAGAGAGTGGTTCTATATACTGGTGTCTCACAGAAGTGGACTA agtgtctatatctgtatACCCACAGCAGTTGTCTATATTGTCCTCACAGAGTGTCTAATATCTGTGTCTTCACAGAGAGGCTAG